A part of Corynebacterium afermentans subsp. lipophilum genomic DNA contains:
- a CDS encoding HNH endonuclease signature motif containing protein: protein MTSEITRCVDEIASALRTLSTLFEDPSTLAFEDVRHDMERLEEQFKKKATIDAAFAFIADRDDAGRIVGANYPNAYLQQCLDLSKGEAYNRLERGRLLYGAPPEPTPPPPEDVEDLFDMTGEDAEAEAQAAAEAAAEEERARQKKARENSSKVSAEKQDIIRRELDKLLKAAACERTRIHSEAMEEALHRSPEDLRLFVRKAVNAANRKHAPHSNPNAGFEKRSATFGRRKADGMVDIHINATAGHAALMKAHMDKGLAPNSNLPEELQGEADSRTPEQRRFDQFFAIFEQYEEQCQKSNDGAASVVLALTLDDLADGDAAMLFDTNTGIEVDCFDLVRLGMDGTTDFLLQVDGVSSVPLWMGRTSRLASVAQRIAMFAVQGVCSWLGCTAAMSECEAHHILAWIKGGNTDIENLTGLCREHHRCNNDHRDGSFNKGYMDFDPNTGRSGFRRRPGDPLKFNQSVPAKHSAVSRIYAAKGRCECAKHAGRDPAFYPPGHPPMKDTWTPIRV, encoded by the coding sequence ATGACCAGCGAGATCACCCGGTGCGTCGACGAGATTGCTTCAGCACTGCGCACGCTTAGCACGCTGTTCGAGGACCCCTCCACCCTCGCATTTGAGGACGTCCGGCACGACATGGAGCGCTTGGAGGAGCAGTTTAAAAAGAAGGCAACTATCGACGCAGCATTTGCCTTCATCGCCGACCGGGACGATGCCGGACGCATCGTCGGCGCCAACTACCCGAACGCCTACCTGCAGCAGTGCCTGGACCTGTCCAAGGGCGAGGCCTACAACCGCCTCGAGCGCGGCCGGCTACTGTACGGCGCGCCGCCGGAGCCCACCCCTCCCCCGCCCGAGGACGTGGAGGACCTGTTCGACATGACCGGGGAGGATGCCGAGGCCGAGGCCCAGGCCGCCGCGGAGGCTGCCGCCGAGGAAGAACGCGCCCGCCAGAAGAAAGCGCGCGAGAACTCGTCGAAGGTCAGCGCGGAAAAGCAGGACATTATCCGCCGCGAGCTGGACAAGCTGCTCAAGGCCGCGGCCTGCGAGCGAACCCGCATTCATTCTGAGGCCATGGAGGAGGCACTGCACCGCAGCCCCGAGGACCTGCGCCTGTTCGTGCGCAAGGCGGTGAACGCGGCGAACCGGAAGCACGCGCCCCACTCCAACCCGAACGCCGGGTTTGAAAAGAGGAGTGCCACCTTTGGCCGTCGCAAGGCAGACGGCATGGTGGACATCCACATCAACGCCACCGCCGGCCACGCGGCCTTAATGAAGGCGCACATGGACAAGGGCCTGGCACCGAACTCGAACCTGCCGGAGGAACTGCAGGGCGAGGCGGATTCGCGCACACCGGAGCAACGCCGATTCGATCAGTTCTTCGCCATCTTCGAGCAGTACGAGGAGCAGTGCCAGAAGTCGAACGACGGCGCCGCGTCCGTGGTGCTTGCGCTGACGTTGGACGACCTCGCGGACGGCGACGCCGCGATGCTCTTCGACACCAACACCGGCATCGAGGTGGACTGCTTCGACCTTGTGCGCCTAGGCATGGACGGCACAACCGACTTCCTGCTGCAGGTCGACGGGGTTAGCTCCGTGCCGCTGTGGATGGGGCGCACCAGCCGACTGGCGTCGGTGGCCCAGCGCATCGCCATGTTCGCGGTGCAAGGGGTCTGCTCCTGGCTCGGCTGCACCGCGGCTATGTCGGAATGCGAGGCCCACCACATCCTCGCGTGGATCAAAGGTGGAAACACCGACATTGAAAACCTCACCGGGCTATGCCGCGAGCACCACAGATGCAACAACGACCACAGAGACGGCTCCTTTAACAAGGGGTACATGGATTTCGACCCGAATACGGGCAGGTCAGGGTTCCGACGGCGACCCGGTGACCCGTTGAAATTCAACCAATCGGTCCCAGCGAAACATTCGGCGGTGA
- a CDS encoding DUF1707 SHOCT-like domain-containing protein has product MMDEIRVGDAERSDALDRLGTLFADGYLDVGEFEERTGQAAVARTRGELSMLFDDLPAEPVALDKRTPSEIELDEKLAAKRKMDTAIYTTLIGGLAVYFVLQIGLDLDYAWVMWPVMGILAVAWYAVFDISNEEDEVLEELLEKERSDRAERLKLAAERRKELGK; this is encoded by the coding sequence ATGATGGACGAAATCCGCGTGGGCGACGCCGAGCGTTCGGACGCGCTGGACCGGCTGGGCACTCTGTTCGCAGACGGTTACCTGGATGTGGGAGAGTTCGAAGAACGCACAGGTCAAGCCGCAGTTGCGCGCACGCGCGGGGAGCTTTCGATGCTTTTCGACGACCTCCCGGCCGAACCGGTCGCATTGGATAAACGGACACCGTCCGAGATCGAACTGGATGAGAAACTCGCAGCGAAGCGGAAGATGGACACCGCGATCTACACCACCCTCATCGGCGGTTTGGCGGTCTATTTTGTGCTGCAGATTGGGCTGGATCTGGACTACGCCTGGGTGATGTGGCCGGTGATGGGCATACTCGCGGTCGCTTGGTACGCCGTCTTCGACATCTCCAACGAGGAAGACGAGGTCCTCGAGGAACTGCTGGAGAAGGAACGTTCCGATCGCGCCGAGCGGCTGAAACTCGCCGCCGAACGCCGCAAGGAGCTTGGGAAATAG
- a CDS encoding MerR family transcriptional regulator, giving the protein MTDGIEYTIGEAAEALGVSTKALRHWEALGLIAPARTWFDHRVYSEADLERGAAIALYRGVGVPLAQIAQLLDASGAALTRALKHHQEALASRRRTLDAQLTSVQHLIDNATKGSIDMDAMKKYLGEDMPAYQKEAEQRWGDTPEWAQSQEKLAQMGEGDFKRLQEEQDTLATDLVNARDAGVEPGSQEAEALVERHRASIAQWYEATPARQLILARMYVGDARFHEAYGGAQDYLLELVTAHAAAEGVDVDNPQWG; this is encoded by the coding sequence ATGACAGATGGTATCGAGTACACGATCGGCGAGGCCGCCGAGGCTCTCGGGGTTTCCACCAAGGCGTTGCGCCACTGGGAGGCGCTCGGCCTCATCGCACCCGCGCGCACGTGGTTCGACCACCGCGTTTACAGCGAGGCGGACCTCGAGCGCGGCGCGGCCATTGCCCTCTACCGCGGAGTCGGCGTGCCGCTTGCGCAGATCGCGCAGCTTCTCGACGCCTCCGGAGCCGCCCTCACCCGCGCCCTCAAGCACCACCAAGAAGCACTCGCTTCTCGACGGCGCACGCTCGACGCCCAACTCACATCTGTCCAGCACCTCATTGACAACGCAACGAAAGGATCCATCGACATGGACGCAATGAAGAAATACCTCGGCGAAGATATGCCTGCCTACCAGAAGGAGGCTGAGCAGCGCTGGGGTGATACCCCGGAGTGGGCGCAGTCCCAGGAAAAGCTCGCTCAAATGGGCGAAGGTGACTTCAAACGCCTCCAGGAAGAACAGGACACGCTCGCCACGGACTTGGTCAACGCCCGCGACGCCGGTGTCGAGCCCGGCTCGCAGGAAGCCGAAGCCCTGGTGGAGCGCCACCGCGCAAGCATCGCCCAGTGGTACGAGGCGACCCCGGCTCGCCAACTCATCCTCGCGCGCATGTACGTCGGCGACGCGCGCTTCCACGAAGCCTACGGCGGCGCGCAGGACTACCTGCTCGAGCTGGTCACCGCCCACGCGGCGGCCGAAGGTGTGGACGTGGACAACCCGCAGTGGGGCTAA
- a CDS encoding ABC transporter ATP-binding protein — protein MTVSAQNLSVSYGRSTIVHSLSFDPLEGGTVVGLIGPNAAGKSTLVKAIAGIKKPTAGSVTISKDGTELTGRDRVEAIGYVPQDLLSSATLTAFESVMVSARRRGVDGWDPLERTADVMHRLGITHLSDRLVSDMSGGQRQLVAVAQMLVREPSVMLLDEPTSALDLRHQVELLQLICDEVRGTDRVALVAIHDLNLAARYCDELLVLKAGRLVGQDTPHAVLTPDLLEDVYGFRARVLDDAGVPVVCPV, from the coding sequence ATGACCGTTAGCGCGCAGAACCTCTCCGTTTCCTACGGACGGTCCACCATCGTGCACTCGTTGTCGTTCGACCCGCTCGAGGGCGGGACGGTCGTCGGCCTGATCGGCCCCAATGCCGCCGGCAAATCAACGCTGGTCAAAGCCATCGCCGGGATCAAGAAGCCGACGGCGGGGTCGGTGACCATCAGTAAGGACGGCACGGAGCTCACCGGCAGGGACCGCGTGGAGGCGATCGGCTACGTGCCGCAGGACCTGTTGAGCAGCGCCACGCTGACCGCGTTCGAATCGGTCATGGTCTCCGCCCGCCGCCGCGGCGTCGACGGGTGGGACCCGCTGGAGCGCACCGCCGACGTCATGCACCGTTTGGGTATCACGCATCTGTCCGACCGGCTGGTCTCGGACATGTCGGGTGGTCAGCGCCAGCTCGTCGCTGTCGCGCAGATGCTGGTGCGCGAGCCGAGCGTCATGCTTCTCGACGAACCCACGTCCGCCCTCGACCTACGCCACCAAGTCGAACTGCTCCAGCTCATCTGCGACGAGGTCCGCGGGACCGACCGGGTGGCGCTGGTGGCCATCCACGACCTGAACCTCGCCGCCCGCTACTGCGACGAGCTACTCGTGCTCAAGGCCGGCCGCCTCGTCGGCCAAGACACACCCCATGCGGTGCTCACTCCCGACCTGCTCGAAGACGTCTACGGCTTCCGCGCCCGCGTCCTAGACGACGCCGGTGTGCCCGTGGTCTGCCCCGTGTAG